The Herbaspirillum sp. DW155 genomic interval ACACGACCCGCAATTGCTGCTGCTGGACGAACCGCTGGGCGCGCTCGATGCGCTCACCCGCATCGAGATGCAGACCCTGATCGAATCGCTCTGGCGCGAACGTGGTTTCACTGCCTTGCTGGTGACGCACGACGTGCAGGAAGCCATCGCCCTGGCCGACCGCGTGCTGCTGATCGAGGATGGTCATGTGGCGCTGGACCAGCGCATCGAACTGGCCCGTCCGCGCTCACGCGGCCAGGCGCAGTTTGCCGCGCTGGAAGAAGCCATCCTGGCGCGCGTGCTGCGTCATCCCGGTAGCGAGGCGGTTACAGAGCCATCTGAAGATTTCTTCACGCCCCGTGGCGTACAGCAGGTGCAGTGGGCGGTGTGAGTTTCACCGCCATGAATGATTCAGCCGATTTGTAGAGGTTGTGCCACGACGACCGTTCGTCCTGAGTAGCGGCATCGCCGCGTATCGAAGGCGCTCCGGAGCGTGCTGTCAGGTTTGGCCTGCGGTGCGTCTTCGATACGGCCCTCACGGGCCTACTCGGTCCGAACGGTTTCTGATGGAGTCCGTACAGGTTTTTGAGAGTTTTACCCGATTTGATTTCAACCCATGCGGCGTGGCAGGTGCCGACGCCGTTTCATCAAGGAGCAGAGCATGACCATTCAAGCAATCAACGTCCGTAACCAGTTCAAGGGCAAGGTCAAGGCCATCATCGAAGGTTCGGTGGTGTCCGAAGTGGATGTGGAAACCCCGGCCGGTATCGTGACCTCGGTCATCACCACCCGCTCCGTGAAGGACCTGGGCCTGACCATCGGCAGCGAAGTGGTGGCACTGGTCAAGGCCACCGAAGTCTCGATCGCCAAGCTGTGATCGTCTGGCCGCCCCGGCCGTTCATTCCGGCCGGGCGGCATCATTTTTTCAGGAGCAGGCCCGATGGCATATCAGGCACTGAAGGCTTATCTGGCCCGCCTCGATGCGCAGCAGCCCGGCGGCGCAACGTCCTCCAAGGTCTGGCTGGATGAGCAGGGGCGCGCCGCAGGGCGTTTCTTCAATACCTCGCTGACCTCGGCCTTCCAGCCGGTGCGCAGCTTCGACGATGGCCACATCGTCGCCTGCGAGGCCTTTGCCCGCAGCCATTCGGCCGTCGATGACGGCCTGCATCTGTGGAAGTTGCTCGACCAGGCCGCCAGCGACGACGAGTCGGTGGAACTGGACCGGCTGTGCCGCATGCTGCACGCCATCAACTATTACCGCCAGGTCGGTGACGACGCGCCGGAACTGCACCTGTCGGTCCATGCGCGCCTGCTGGCCGCCGTCAACAACAATCACGGCGTGGCCTATCGCCGCATCCTGGAGGCGCTGGAGCTGCCGCATGAGCGCATCGTGCTGCAACTGCCGGTGGTCACGCCCAACCAGCGCTGGCTGCTCAACTACGTGCTGGACAATTACCGCCGCAATGGTTTTCGCCTGGGCGTGTCGGCCAATAGTCCGCTGGAGGCGCTGGGCCTGCTCGATAAGGTCAGGCCCGATCTGATCAAGGTCGATGCGCGCGAACTGGCCGATCCCGACAGCGTGGCCTTGTTGCTGTTGCGGGCGGCCGAGCAGGGGGTGCGCATCTTCTTCAAGCGCGTCGAAAGCCGGGAAGTGTTCGATAAACTGGCCTGGTACTGTCAGGCACTGGCCCAGTCCACTTTGGCGCAAGGTTATTTGTGGGATATCCCGGCCGCGCGTCTGCCGGACACTTTGCTCGGCCTCAGGGACGCCGCCTGAGGCATACTGCATGACTTCTTCCCTTGCTGCGAGGCTTGCATGAGTCTGTCGTCTCCCTCTTCTTCGACTACCCCGGCACGCCTGGCGGATTTTCGCGTGCTGGTGGCCCCGGGCCTCTCCGACAGCGGGCCGGAGCACTGGCAATCGCGCTGGCAGCGGCTGTATCCGGCCTTCGAGCGGGTCAGGCAGGACGACTGGGAAACGCCCGACCTGCCGCGCTGGTCGGCCCGCCTGGGCGAAGTGCTGGCGCGTGATGGGCGGCCTACGGTGATCGTGGCGCACAGCTTCGGCTGCCTGACCACGGTGCATCGCACGGCTGCCTTGCAAGCCGCAGCGGAGGGATCGGCCCATCCCATCGTGGCTGCCTTGCTGGTGGCGCCGGCTGATCCGGTCAAGTTCAGCCTGAGTGCAGCAGTGCGGCACAAGCTGCCGTATCCGGCCCTGGTCGTGGGCAGCGACAACGATCCCTGGATGAGCGCCGAGCGCGCCCGTCACTGGGCCGAGGCCTGGGGTGCGCAATTCCGTTCGGTGGGCGCACGCGGGCACATCAATTCCGAATCCGGCCTGGGCGACTGGACCGAAGGCCAGCAATGGCTGCTGGAATTGCTGGAACGCATCGTCTGAAGCTTTTTTCTTCACTTCATTCCGTTACATCTTGAGCGCATCAAGCCGGTTTCCTGCCGTGCTTTATGCGCTTTTCTTCTAAGGACATGCAAAAAGCTTCGTTCTCTTTATAACTAGTGGGTGCGAATATCGCTCACCTATAGTCGCATTTGTAATAACAAGAGAACGACATGTCCGCATCCCCTGTATCCCTTGCCGCCCCCGTGGCCGCGCCAGCGAAGGCTGCCGGCGGCACCAGCCGGCGCGTGCTGCCCGGCTTCCGGCTGTCGCTGGGCTTCACCATCTTCTACCTGGCGCTGATCGTGCTGATTCCGCTGTCGGCGCTGTTCCTGAAGACCTTCACCCTGACCTGGGGCGGCTTCATCGAGGCGGTGACTTCGCCGCGTGTGATGGCTTCCTATCGCCTGAGCTTCGGCGCTTCGCTCATCGGCGCCTTTCTCAACGTGATCTTCGGCGGCATCGTGGCCTGGGTGCTGGTGCGCTATCGCTTCCCCGGCAAGCGCATCATCGATGCCCTGGTGGACCTGCCTTTCGCCTTGCCCACTGCGGTTGCCGGCATCGCCCTGACCACGCTGTATTCGCAGAACGGCTGGCTGGGCAAGCTGCTCGCGCCCTTGGGCATCAAGGTCGCCTTCACCCCGCTGGGCGTACTGGTGGCGCTGACCTTCATCGGTCTGCCCTTCGTGGTGCGTACCGTGCAACCGGTGCTGGAAGAAGCCGAGCGCGAGCTTGAAGAAGCCGCCGCCAGCCTCGGTGCCAGCCGCTGGCAGACCTTTACGCGGGTGATCTTCCCGACCGTGCTGCCGGCCCTCTTGACCGGGTTTGCGCTGGCCTTTGCGCGCGCTTCCGGTGAATACGGCTCGGTGGTCTTCATCGCCGGCAACATGCCCATGGTCTCGGAAATCACCCCTTTGTTCATCGTCACCAAGCTGGAGCAATACGACTACGCCGGTGCGACCGCCATTGCGATGGTGATGCTGCTGGTTTCCTTCATCCTGCTGTTGACCATCAATCTGCTGCAAGCCTGGACCCGCAAGCGCGGCCAGCCGGAAAGGATCTGAGATGAGTGCTGCCCCGCAAGCCAACGCGATTGCCCGTGGCGAGCCGCCGCTGACACCCGGTGCCATCACCGAACCCTGGTGGGTGCGTGCGCTCTTGATCGGCATCGCGCTGGTGTTCCTGACGCTGTTTCTGTTCGTGCCGCTGGTGTCGGTGTTCTACGAGGCGCTGCGCAAGGGCTGGGATGTCTATGTCGCCTCCATCACCGAGGACGATGCCTGGTCCGCCATCAAGCTGACCGTCATCACTGCCGCCATCGCCGTGCCGCTGAACCTGGTCTTCGGCGTGGCCGCCGCCTGGGCCATTGCCAAGTTCGAGTTCCGCGGCAAGAACCTGCTGCTGACCCTGATCGACCTGCCGTTCTCGGTCTCGCCGGTGATCTCGGGCCTGATCTATGTGCTGCTGTTCGGCCTGCAGGGCTACTTCGGCCCGTGGCTGCGCGAGCATGACATCAAGATTCTCTTCGCCGTGCCGGGCATCGTGCTGGCCACCATCTTCGTGACCTTCCCGTTCGTGGCGCGCGAACTGATCCCGCTGATGCAGTCGCAGGGCAGCGAGGAAGAAGAAGCCGCGCTGGTCCTGGGCGCCTCCGGCTGGCGCACCTTCTGGCACGTCACGCTGCCCAACATCAAGTGGGGCCTGCTGTATGGCGTGATCCTCTGCAACGCCCGCGCCATGGGCGAGTTCGGCGCCGTCTCGGTGGTCTCCGGCCACATTCGCGGCGAGACCAATACCATCCCGCTGCAGGTCGAGATCCTCTATAACGAATTCAACATCACCGGCGCCTTTGCCGTGGCTTCGCTGCTGGCCTTCCTGGCGCTGGTCACGCTGGCCGTCAAGAGTGTCATCGAATGGCGGCTGCACCAGCAGCACAGCGCCAGCGAACAAGCTTAAGGAGTCATCATGAGCATCGAAGTCCATCACATCCAGAAGCGTTTCGGCAGCTTCACCGCGCTCAACGACGTGTCCCTCAATTTCCCGGCGGGCGAACTGACGGCCTTGCTGGGCCCCTCCGGCTGCGGCAAGACCACGCTCTTGCGCATCATCGCCGGTCTGGAATCGCCCGATTCGGGTCAGGTGCTGCTCGATGGCGAAGACGCCTCGGCGCGTCACGTGCGTGAACGTCAGGTCGGTTTCGTGTTCCAGCACTATGCGCTGTTCAAGCACATGACCGTGTTCGAGAACATCGCCTTCGGCCTGCGTGTGAAACCGCGTGCGCAGCGTCCCTCGGAGGCCGTCATCCGCGAGAAGGTCAAGCGCCTGCTGGAGCTGGTGCAGCTGGACTGGCTGGCCGACCGCTATCCGCCGCAACTCTCGGGCGGCCAGCGCCAGCGTATCGCGCTGGCCCGTGCACTGGCCGTGGAGCCGCGCGTGCTGCTGCTGGACGAACCCTTTGGCGCCCTCGATGCCAAGGTGCGCAAGGAACTGCGCCGCTGGCTGCGCCGCCTGCATGATGAACTGCACGTCACCAGCATCTTCGTCACCCACGACCAGGAAGAAGCGCTGGAAGTGGCCGACCAGGTGGTGCTGATGAACAAGGGACAAGTGGAGCAGATCGGCACGCCCGAGACGGTGTACAACCATCCCGCTTCGCCTTTCGTCTACGGCTTCCTGGGCAATGTGAACCTGTTCCACGGCCGTCTGCATGAAGGCGTACTGGATGCCGGTGGCGCGCGCTTCGCAGCGCCCGGCCACGATGATATCCGCGATGCGGCCGGGGTCGGTTTCGTGCGTCCGCATGATCTCGATGTGGAGCGTTATTCCCCCGGTGCCGAAGGCATCGTGGTGCAACTGCGTCGTGCACACGCCATCGGCCCGCTGGCGCAACTGGAGCTGGAACGCGATGACAATGCCGAGCTGATCGAAGCCGTCATTCCCAATGAACGGTTTGCGCAACTGGGCTTGAAGAATGGCGAGACCCTGGTCGTGCGTCCGCGTCGCCTGCAGGTCTTCGCGCAGAAACAAGGAGGGCAGGCACGATGAATTTCCAGCAGCTGCGTTCCATCCGCGAAGCCGCGCGCTGCGGCTTCAACCTGACCGAAGTGGCCAATGTGCTCTTCACCTCGCAACCCGGCGTGAGCCGCCAGATCCGCGAGCTCGAAGAAGAACTGGGCGTGGAAATCTTCGAGCGCAACGGCAAGCGCCTGACCGGCCTGACCGAACCCGGCAAGGGCATCCTGGGCATCGTCGAGCGGCTCCTGCTGGAAGCCGAGAACCTGCGCCGCGCCAGCAAGGAATACGCCGGCGAGCAGAGCGGCACGCTCTCCATTGCCACCACCCACACCCAGGCGCGCTACGTGCTGCCGCGCGTGGTGCAGGCTTTCCGCGATGCCTTCCCGCAGGTGCGCATCGCCCTGCAGCAGAGCGCGCCGGAACACATCGCCGAATGGGTCATCTCGGGCAAGGCCGATATCGGCATCGCCACCGAAGGCCTGTCGCAATTCAAGGAGCTGGTGTCTTTCCCCTGTTATACGTGGAGCCACGTGATCGTGGTGCCGCAAGGCCACCCGCTGCTGGGGCTGGAACAGGTCTCGCTGGAAGACCTGGGCACCTGGCCGCTCATCACCTATGACGTCGGCTTTACCGGCCGTGGCCACATCGATGAAGCCTTCCGCCAGGCCGGCATCGAGCCCGACATCGTATTGACCGCCATGGATTCCGACGTGATCCAGCAATACGTCTCGCTGGGCATGGGCGTGGGTCTGGTGGCCTCGATGGCGGTGGACCAGGGCAAGCACACGGACATGGTGGCCATCAATGCCTCGCACCTGTTCAAGGCCAACATCGCCCGTCTGGCGGTGCGGCGCGGCGCCTATCTGCGCGGCTATGCCTTCGATTTCATCCAGCAGTTCGCGCCCGATCTCAAGCGTGCCGATATCGTCAATGCGCTCAATGAGGCCAATGCGCAGCCGTAAGCGGTGAGCGTATTACAGGTTCTTGCGATAGACGATGAAGCCCGAATCGATGGCCAGCGTGTCATAAAGCCGGCGCGCCCGGGCGTTGGTGTGATGGGTATGCCAGTACACTCGCTCGGCGCCATCGGCGGCGTACCGGTACAGTTCTTCGATCAGCGCGCGGCTGACGTCGCAGTATAACTGTACCGGGCCACTTCGCCTGACTGTCATGACAAAGGCCGGAAAGTGTCTGCACACTGTCCGGCCTTTGTCTTTGTTGCCAGCGTCGTTACGCTCAGACCGTACGGGTCGGTGTCGTGGTGATGGTGCTGGAATCTGTACTGCTGGGTTGCGAGGCAGTGGACTGGGCCACTTGCGTGGACTGTGTGGTGGCCTTCAGGAGGTCGTTGAAATTGACACCCTGCTTCTTCGGCGCCTGCTGGGCAGCGGCAGTAGTGTTGGTGTTGGTTTGATGGACGTTGGAAACGGAATTGATCGACATGCGTGCACTCCTCAAGTAAGGCTGTCACCCGGGCCTGCGCCCAGACCGGTATTGCCGGGGCAGTATAGGCGCGCACCAGGAGCTTGCTGCGCCCGCTTACTTAAACTTGCGGATCTTTACCTGTATCGCGTGGACTGTCGGTGCGCGTCTTTACGGCCGCTTATCTGCGCAGGCGTGCAGCGCATTGATCGCGCAAGCGGGTGTCTTCGGGGGCATCGTCGTCGCTCTGGGCGGCAGCAGCCGGATGCACGCATTGCCGGTAGCGCGCGACATAGCGCTCGAACTCGGCGCGCGCCTGTGCCTTGGGCAGGCTCACCAGCGTCTGGATGAAGCTGCGGCTGCCGATTTCGAAGTGCTGGTAGTCGATGGGCTGCTTCCACTGGCCGCCCCAGACCAGGAAACCATGTTCATAAAACACGCTGATGACTTCCTCGGCCATGCCGGGCCGTGGCGGCGTGCGCTGCAGCCAGGCCGCGCCCTGCGGCGGCAGGACTTCCTGCTGCGGGCTGCCGGCCTGGCTGACGTAGGGATTCTGCAGGGGATTGATGTCGATGGCCGCGCCATAGGCATGCTTGGACCAGCCGCCGCCCCCGGTCACCGGCCGGCCGTTGAAGGCGGAGCTGTTGTTGTCGGCCATCGAGCGCTGGTCATCGCCCTCGTAGGCTTCCAGCGCGCGGGCGCCGGCCAGCGGGAAGGAGCGCAGCAGCAGTTCGCCGAACAGTGACTCCACTTGCGGCGCCACCGCATCCAGCACCACCACGGCGCCTTGCCGGGTCGCGCCGTCGAAGTCCGTGTAGTCGAAGCTCACGGTGGCCAGGCGGGAGCAGGGTACGGGATTACCCGCCGTGATGACCTTGCTGGCCTGCATCCGGGCGCATTGCGCGGGCGATACCGGTGTGATCCCGGCATGGGCGGCAGTGGGGAGCGTCATGGCCAGCATGAGGGCCGGCAAGGCGATGACAAGGGCAGGGAAGCGGGCGGTGAAGGTCGTCATGGAGGGCGATGATACGGCTTTTTGGGGTGAAGAAGTGTTGTCATCAAAATCACATTGCCTGCGATGGCTGACATGAAGATGCGCCGTTTTCTGACAGCCTGAGACCGCCAGAGCGGGAATAATCGGTGTCCAGAAGCTGTCGAATCCGGGCAAGCACGCATGCCGTGCTTGGTTCAGTGCATTTCGGCAAATCCCATCAACAACCTTTGGAGGCAACATATGCAGATTCGCCACACCCTCTTGGCTGCCGCCGTATTCACCGCTGTCCTGGCCGGTTGCAACAAGCGCGACGAAGCGCCGGCAACCCCGGCCGCCACCCCGCCGGCCGCATCCGAGCCGGCACCGGCAAGCAGCACCCCGACCACTCCGGCACCGGCTGACTCCGGTACCGCTGGCGGCTCGACCGCCACCCCGGCCGCCCCGACTCCGACCACGCCATCGGATTCCTCGACCACCAGCCCGAGCACGCCGGGCGGCAACGCCGGTACGCAAAAGTAAGCGCAGCACCGACTACAACAAGAGCCAACAAGAACGGCAAGAACCGCACCCATCTCCCGCAGTGGGAACAGCACTGCAATGCGCCGCAACAGGTAACTGTTGCGGCGCTTTCTTTTGGGCGGGAGGATGGCGCAATGGCGTATCTGGCGCAGCAGATGAAGCGGCTTTCCTGGCACCTGGCCGCGAGGCCCGAACAGGCCATGCGGGTGAAAAATCTTTCCGAACTTTTTTTTGCGGCCCGCAGTCGTACAGGTGGTTGAACTGTTCCTTCAACCTCCCTCTTGATAGGGAACTTGCCCGCAGTTCATTGGCTGCGGGCTTTTTTTGCCTGGCTTTCCGGCTACTTCCCCGCGTGCGGCTTCACCACCGCAATCATGGCCCCGAACGCCGGACCCATATTGGCTTCCAGCGTGGGATACATGCGCGAGATGCTGCCATCCAGGTACAAAGCGTCACTGCACTTGAGTTCATCACGAAGGAAACTGGCGAAATCGTAGAAGCTGATCGGATTGCGCGCGATGGCCAGGGTGACGATGCCGGCCGCGTCCAGGCACACCGCGTTGCGCACCACCGTATTGGCCGAGGCCGGGTCGAAGCGGGGATTGATCTTGCCGTCCACGATCATCAGCGGGCCCGATTGCGTGGCATAGCGCGTCACGCCATTCCACAGGCCCAGTTCGGCCTGGTAGTCGTCGGTCTCGACGATATAGGCCTGCCGCTCGCTGAGCACGAACACGCCATTGGGTTGCAGATAGAAATTGCCATAGGCGTTCTTGCGCGTATTGAGCTTGCGCAACTGGTTGCCGCCTTCCACGTACAGCCCCAGCGGTTGCAACTGCTTGTCGTAGATGCCGGCATTGGTGGCGCACACCATCTCCTGCCCCTGGCTGCGCAGATGCGCGTCGAGCCGGCTGAAGTTGCCCAGCGGCGTGCCGCTGGCGTCCTTCCAGTACATGCGGATGGTGTCGCTGCGCGGATCGGCGCGGCAGGTGCTGATGAAGACCTGGTGATACTGGTACTGGCGAATCTCGGCAGCCCCGGCCCGGAGGCAGCCCAGCATCAGGACAGCGAGCGCCAGCAGGCGCAGCAAGGGGAGGCAAAGGCCGGTGCGGGTGTCTGTGCGGTGGCGGAAAGGGGAGTGAAGCATCGAAACCAGGTCTTGTTCTGCGGGAAGGCAGGGGATGGCAGGGGTGAGGCGGTATTGTAAATGGCACAAGCCGCACGTGCCACGGGAAATCCGGATTGGGCGGCAAAGCCATCTCAAGGCTTTGCCGCTGTACCCCCATCGATGCGCAGTACCACGGCGGACTGGCGGCACAGCAGACCGAAGACAGCGGCGTGCAGGTCATCACCGAGGCGGTGGTCTATCGCCTCGAACACGATGAAAAGGGCCGCATCGCCGTCGTACGCCGGGTCGATGCAGACAGAGGCTGCTACCGCGCCACGTGTCATACCAGATGCCGCCTAGCCCCTGCTGGGCGGCCTTTTTATGGGCGCTGATTTTTTTGTTGGCAATGATGCTGCCAAGTGGCTACTGCGAGTGACATCGGGGATTGTTTCGGGCTATCCTCGACACTCGACGAGGAGAAGCATGAAAAAGATTTCGCAGCACCTGAAACAACTGGGCATGGGCAGCTTGCTGGTGGCCAGTGCCTGGCTGGTTCCCGCTGCCGCGCATGCCGACCGTCTGGACGAGATCCAGGAGCGCGGCTCGCTGATCTGCGCCACGCTGGCCAACAATGAGCCGCTGGCTTTCTCCGATCCGCAGAGTGGCCAGATGGTCGGTTTCGACGTCGACATGTGCAATGCGATTGCGGGCAAGCTGGGCGTGAAGATGCGGCAGCGTAGCGTGACGGTGGAGGAGCGCTTGCCGGCGCTGATGCATGGCGACGTCGACCTGGTGTCGGCGGCG includes:
- a CDS encoding M15 family metallopeptidase, encoding MTTFTARFPALVIALPALMLAMTLPTAAHAGITPVSPAQCARMQASKVITAGNPVPCSRLATVSFDYTDFDGATRQGAVVVLDAVAPQVESLFGELLLRSFPLAGARALEAYEGDDQRSMADNNSSAFNGRPVTGGGGWSKHAYGAAIDINPLQNPYVSQAGSPQQEVLPPQGAAWLQRTPPRPGMAEEVISVFYEHGFLVWGGQWKQPIDYQHFEIGSRSFIQTLVSLPKAQARAEFERYVARYRQCVHPAAAAQSDDDAPEDTRLRDQCAARLRR
- a CDS encoding alpha/beta hydrolase, yielding MSLSSPSSSTTPARLADFRVLVAPGLSDSGPEHWQSRWQRLYPAFERVRQDDWETPDLPRWSARLGEVLARDGRPTVIVAHSFGCLTTVHRTAALQAAAEGSAHPIVAALLVAPADPVKFSLSAAVRHKLPYPALVVGSDNDPWMSAERARHWAEAWGAQFRSVGARGHINSESGLGDWTEGQQWLLELLERIV
- the cysW gene encoding sulfate ABC transporter permease subunit CysW: MSAAPQANAIARGEPPLTPGAITEPWWVRALLIGIALVFLTLFLFVPLVSVFYEALRKGWDVYVASITEDDAWSAIKLTVITAAIAVPLNLVFGVAAAWAIAKFEFRGKNLLLTLIDLPFSVSPVISGLIYVLLFGLQGYFGPWLREHDIKILFAVPGIVLATIFVTFPFVARELIPLMQSQGSEEEEAALVLGASGWRTFWHVTLPNIKWGLLYGVILCNARAMGEFGAVSVVSGHIRGETNTIPLQVEILYNEFNITGAFAVASLLAFLALVTLAVKSVIEWRLHQQHSASEQA
- a CDS encoding TOBE domain-containing protein gives rise to the protein MTIQAINVRNQFKGKVKAIIEGSVVSEVDVETPAGIVTSVITTRSVKDLGLTIGSEVVALVKATEVSIAKL
- a CDS encoding phosphodiester glycosidase family protein, encoding MLHSPFRHRTDTRTGLCLPLLRLLALAVLMLGCLRAGAAEIRQYQYHQVFISTCRADPRSDTIRMYWKDASGTPLGNFSRLDAHLRSQGQEMVCATNAGIYDKQLQPLGLYVEGGNQLRKLNTRKNAYGNFYLQPNGVFVLSERQAYIVETDDYQAELGLWNGVTRYATQSGPLMIVDGKINPRFDPASANTVVRNAVCLDAAGIVTLAIARNPISFYDFASFLRDELKCSDALYLDGSISRMYPTLEANMGPAFGAMIAVVKPHAGK
- a CDS encoding EAL domain-containing protein, with product MAYQALKAYLARLDAQQPGGATSSKVWLDEQGRAAGRFFNTSLTSAFQPVRSFDDGHIVACEAFARSHSAVDDGLHLWKLLDQAASDDESVELDRLCRMLHAINYYRQVGDDAPELHLSVHARLLAAVNNNHGVAYRRILEALELPHERIVLQLPVVTPNQRWLLNYVLDNYRRNGFRLGVSANSPLEALGLLDKVRPDLIKVDARELADPDSVALLLLRAAEQGVRIFFKRVESREVFDKLAWYCQALAQSTLAQGYLWDIPAARLPDTLLGLRDAA
- a CDS encoding sulfate ABC transporter ATP-binding protein — its product is MSIEVHHIQKRFGSFTALNDVSLNFPAGELTALLGPSGCGKTTLLRIIAGLESPDSGQVLLDGEDASARHVRERQVGFVFQHYALFKHMTVFENIAFGLRVKPRAQRPSEAVIREKVKRLLELVQLDWLADRYPPQLSGGQRQRIALARALAVEPRVLLLDEPFGALDAKVRKELRRWLRRLHDELHVTSIFVTHDQEEALEVADQVVLMNKGQVEQIGTPETVYNHPASPFVYGFLGNVNLFHGRLHEGVLDAGGARFAAPGHDDIRDAAGVGFVRPHDLDVERYSPGAEGIVVQLRRAHAIGPLAQLELERDDNAELIEAVIPNERFAQLGLKNGETLVVRPRRLQVFAQKQGGQAR
- the cysT gene encoding sulfate ABC transporter permease subunit CysT, whose product is MSASPVSLAAPVAAPAKAAGGTSRRVLPGFRLSLGFTIFYLALIVLIPLSALFLKTFTLTWGGFIEAVTSPRVMASYRLSFGASLIGAFLNVIFGGIVAWVLVRYRFPGKRIIDALVDLPFALPTAVAGIALTTLYSQNGWLGKLLAPLGIKVAFTPLGVLVALTFIGLPFVVRTVQPVLEEAERELEEAAASLGASRWQTFTRVIFPTVLPALLTGFALAFARASGEYGSVVFIAGNMPMVSEITPLFIVTKLEQYDYAGATAIAMVMLLVSFILLLTINLLQAWTRKRGQPERI
- a CDS encoding CysB family HTH-type transcriptional regulator, whose protein sequence is MNFQQLRSIREAARCGFNLTEVANVLFTSQPGVSRQIRELEEELGVEIFERNGKRLTGLTEPGKGILGIVERLLLEAENLRRASKEYAGEQSGTLSIATTHTQARYVLPRVVQAFRDAFPQVRIALQQSAPEHIAEWVISGKADIGIATEGLSQFKELVSFPCYTWSHVIVVPQGHPLLGLEQVSLEDLGTWPLITYDVGFTGRGHIDEAFRQAGIEPDIVLTAMDSDVIQQYVSLGMGVGLVASMAVDQGKHTDMVAINASHLFKANIARLAVRRGAYLRGYAFDFIQQFAPDLKRADIVNALNEANAQP